The genomic DNA AATCAGGATGAAAAAGATGCCTCCATTGCCGAGAGTCGCCTACAAGTTGCCTTGTCGACAGACCTTAGCAAGGCAATAGTTAAGTTCAAAGGCGATCTTGTTGGTGATCTTGTTGAGGAAGAGAGTCGTGCTGAACTGCGCGATTTATCCATATCTTTTTCCCCTCTAAATAACGTCGATGTCATAGCAGGACGACAGATTATAACCTGGGGAACAGGCGATCTTGTTTTTATTAATGACCTTTTCGCTAAGGATTGGGAGTCATTTTTCATTGGCCGGGATACCGAGTATTTAAAAGCACCCAGCGATGCCTTAAAAACCAGTATTTTTTTTGACGCTGTTAATCTTGATCTTGTCTATATGCCGGTATTTCACGGCTCACAATTTATTGATGGAACCCGCATCTCCTATTGGAACAACCTTTCCAGTAAAACTGGTGATCGTTCGCTCACCGTCTTAGATGAAGACAGAAACCGTTTTGGTAATGACAGCGAGTTTGCAGCCCGTTTATCTAAGAATATCAGCGCCACCGAACTTGCGCTTTATATCTATTCCGGCTTTTGGCAGACTCCTGAAGGAGTCAACAGCACAACGTGGAACCTCATCTACCCAAGACTCTCGGTTTACGGATTGAGCCTGCGGGCGCCGCTACTGGGAGGAATAGCAAACTTCGAAACCGGCTACTATGATTCCAGGCAAGACCCTGATGGCGACAATGGCTTTGTTCGCAACAGTGAAATTCGCTTTCTGGTTGGCTTCGAGCACGAATTAGGTACTGACTTCACCGGCGCCTTTCAATATTATCTCGAACTCAAACAAGACTATGACGCCTATGAACGTTCATTTAGCGGAGTAAAAAGCGATGATGAATATCGACATCTTCTCACAGCCCGCTTGACCAAACTGCTGATGAATCAGAACTTAAGCCTATCACTTTTCAGTTACTACTCGCCCTCAGACCATGACGCCTATTTGCGCCCGAAAGCCAACTATAAGTTGACCGATCAATGGGCCTTGGAAGCAGGTGGTAATATTTTCATTGGCAAAGATGACCAGACTTTTTTCGGTCAATTTGAGGATAATACGAATATTTATACAAGCCTACGCTGGAGTTACTAACACAAATTTGACGGAGAGTTATTATGGTTGTTAACGACTGGATTCACACAACTGCAGGTACTTTTATACTGGTAAGCCTCGCCCTCGGAACCTGGGTGCACCCCTACTGGCTCTTCATGACCGCCTTTGTCGGTGCCAACCTGTTCCAGTATGGCCTGACGAAATTTTGTCCGCTGGGAATCATTCTAAAAAAACTTGGTGTGCCGGATTCTAAAAAATCCTGTTGCTAAATCAACGAGTCAGTTCAAGGTCGCCCCGTCTGTGATACAGATTGAAAAACTTAATGCGCAAGAGTCACAAAAGGTGCAAACGGCCTGCGCCTTGCTTTTTTCGGCAAAGACCACCCACGAGCCCTCATTTTACCAAGATCTGACCCTTGAAAAAATTAAACTGTCATACCGCAGCAAAACAAAGCTTTACCATCCGGATAAAAACCTCGGGGAGCCGGAGGCAGTTGCTCGTGTTCGTATTGAACGATTCATAAAAATCCAAGAAGCCTATCAATACCTTACCTCATTTGCAAAACCAGTCACAACAAAACAGGTTTTTGAACGTCGTGACCCCTTTCAGGAACGCCGACCTCCCGGCAGCGAACGTCGCAACAGGGCACCATATAGTGAAGCATCGTCTTCCGAAAAAATCTCTCGGCCTGCAAAAATAGTTGCCATTGGCGGCGCCAAAGGCGGAATTGGCAAAAGCATTTTTGCCGCCAATTTAGCGGTATATCTCTCTTCTCAAAAGAAAAAAACCGTGGCCATTGATCTTGACCTTGGGGGCGCAAATCTTCACCTATATCTGGGCGAGACCTTCCTCAAACACAATTTGAATGATTATTTTGACAGGTCCATACCAAATCTTGAAGATATTATGATGCAGACTAAGTTCGGGCCAGGACTCATTGGTGGCGACAGTGGCCGACTTGGTGCAGCCAACCTGCATTTTGCCAAAAAATTAAAGCTTATGAGCAGTCTTCGCAAACTCAACACTGATTATATCATTGTTGATCTGGGTGGCGACACCACCCACAATATAATGGATTTCTTCCTCATGGCTGACTATCAGTTTGTGATGACCTCATCAGAACCGGCCTCATATCTTGATGCCTATACGTTTTTGAAAATAGCAATTTTTCGAAAATTAAGCAGAATATTCGGCGCCGAGTCACCCTTTCACAGCAAAAAAAATCCAGAACTTGAAGAACTCATTAAAATGACCCTCAACCCGTCTGGCGAGATCAAGAGCTTCCATTCTCTCATTGAACTTGTCAAGGATACTCAGCCCCACAACCTCGATATTCTTCAACAGACTATTTCATCGTTTGCCCCGTACTTAATAGTTAACCGCGTCTCATATGAACCAGATGTCAATGATTTTGTTGCACGGATTCAATCTGTACTGTGGAAAACCACGGCTACTCGAATTAATTTCATCGGCACCCTACCCCGTGCTGATGACGTCGAGTCAAGTGCCCGCCTGCTTGTACCTATTATGTCCCAAAAGGCCTCAAGTCCCTTCAGCAAAGCCCTCAAACAAATTGCTTCAAAAGTTTTTCTTTAATCCAGACAAACGGCTCCGAAGAACCTTTCATCCATATGAATACTGTTTGAATTTTGTCCCCAAAAGGCCTACAATAGCAGCATGAAAAAGCTCCCTTCCGTTACCTTCGGTCAAATAATTCATCACAGGGTATCAAATCCATGAAAGACTATTCAGAGAGCCTGCTTGTTCACTTTCGACGTACAGAGGAGTTAAAGAAAGAAGCTATCTCATATCCATACATTGATTTAAACAGACGCCAACTATGCGACCTGGAACTTCTGCTCAGCCGCGCCTTTTATCCCCTTAAAGGATATCTCAACCAGGAAGATTACAATGCCGTGCTGGATACTATGCATCTGGCTGACGGTTCAGTGTGGTCTATTCCTATCTGCCTTGATGTGCCTGAGACAAAAGCCCAAGCACTGAAACCAGGACAAAAGATTGCAATCAACGATGAAGAGGGTTTTATGCTGGCCGTGCTCACCGTTGGTGACATCTGGAAACCAGATAAAAAGTATGAAGCCCTCAAGGTTTATGGAACCGATGACCCACAAAAACACCCTGGGGTTCGTCACCTTTACGATCACGACGGTGAGTGGTATATCGGCGGCTCCCTGGAGGGCCTTCATCTGCCACTGCATTATGATTTTAAGGAGATTCGACTGACTCCGGCCGAGACCACGCGGCGGTTTTCGCAAAGTGGTTGGCGGCGAGTTCTCGGCTTTCACACCGATGACTACCTGCATTGCGCTCACCACGAAATGGTCCTCAGGGCTGCCCGTGAAGCAGGGGCCAATATTTTCCTGCAACCAGTAGTCGGTCTTGATCACCCTGGAAACATTGATCATTACACCCATGTCCGTTGTTACGAAGAGATCGTTAAGCAGTTTCCACGGAACATGAGCGCTCTCAGCCTTATTCCCCTGGCAAACCGTTGGGCTGGCCCCCGCGAAGCTCTCTGGCACGCCATAATCAAGAAAAATTTCGGCTGTAGTCATTTTCTTGTTGCCGATAACCACGGCGATCCTTTCGCCCAAAGCCAAAACGCTGCCTTATTCTATCCTCTCCATAGTGCCCAGGAAACCGTCAGACAGTTTGAGTCGGAAACCGGCATAATAATGGTGCCCATGGAAACGATGGTATATGTGGAGGACAAGGCCCAATATATTCCCAAAAGCCAGGCCACGGCAGAGATGAAGATTAAGGATATCTCCTCAGTAGAGCTCAAACGACGCCTGCAAGAGGACCTGGAGATACCTGAATGGTTTTCATTCCCCTCAGTTGTTGCTGAACTCAAACGAGCCTTCCCCCCTCGTTCAAAACAGGGCTTTACAGTTTTTATCAGCGGCCTTTCCGGTTCCGGAAAATCAACTCTGGCCAAGGCCCTTATGGTAAAGTTTATGGAGATGCGCGATCGCCCAGTAACTCTTCTGGATGGTGACATTGTTCGAAAAAACCTGTCCAGTGAACTAAATTTTTCCAAAGAACACCGAAACCTCAATATCATCAGAATCGGCTTTGTCGCCAGTGAAATTACCAAGAACGGTGGTATCGCTTTGTGCGCGCCCATCGCCCCCTACGAAGAATCACGCCAGGCCAACCGAGAACTGATCAGCCGCTACGGAGGCTTTATCGAGGTCTACGTTTCAACCCCCCTTGAGACCTGTGAACAACGTGACCGGAAGGGTCTGTATGCTAAAGCCCGAGCCGGAAAGGTCAAGGGCGTTACCGGTGTTTCCGACCCCTATATTCCGCCATCAAACCCCGAGATAACCATCGACACCTCTGAGATCACCCCGGCCGAAGGTGCTCAAGAAATCCTTCTTTACCTTGAGGAGCAAGGATACATTTATTAAAGGAACGCTAAAAAAGCCGTTATCCAACAAAAACCACAATGTTGTTTGACAACCACAATTCGCTTATGACATAATTTTGTAACAACACCCTCTCCTACTCTCCCAGATAAAGGATAAAATTATGGATATGCAGCAATGGTCTCTTCGTGGCAAACTCGTGCTTTTGGGCGTCCTACTCCCCGCCATCCTATTGATAGTTTTATTCAAAATGTACATAGCAGAATCCCACAACAAAACCGTTACGGCCTTTGTTGATAAAGCCCGCGCTATCTGCCTCACAGCTGAATCTACGCGAGAAGAGATGGAGAATAAATGGGCTCTGGGAATCTTCAGCTTTGAGCAGATTAAAGAGTACGCCAATGCTGGTAAGAAAGATGCCGTTTTAGGTGTTATCCCTGTCGTTAGTGCTTGGAATTCGGCCATGCGTAAAGCCAATGAAGGTGGGTACACATTCAGGGTTCCTAAATTTGAACCCCGCCGCCCGGAAAACACTCCCGACCCCATCGAAGCAGAGGCCCTAAACCAGATGAAGGATAACAACTTATCTGAGTACTACGTGATAGATGAATCTCTTAATGCAGTCCGCTATTTTCGTCCGGTGCGTCTCTCCGCCACCTGCCTTTATTGCCATGGCGCCCCTTCTTTGTCGAAAGAGTACTGGGGGAACAGCGATGGCATCGACCCCACCGGAGGGCCCATGGAAGACTGGAAGGTTGGCGAAATCCATGGTGCTTTTGAGGTTATTCAATCCCTTGATGAAGCCGACCAACAACTCAGTGCGGCAATTCGTAAAGGGGCCAGCGTTGTAGCCCTTGGTCTGGCAATTATGGCCATCATGTTCGGGACTTTAGTTCTCCGCCTCATTTCAAACTCAGTGATCAAGCCAATCAGTAAAATTATCATTGAACTTAAAGCCAATGCCGCCAACCTTCTGGATGCCTCAAATCATGTTGCTTCCTCAAGCAGCCAACTCTCAGAGGGTGCGCAAACACAGGCCTCAAGTATTGAAGAGACCTCCTCGGCCCTTGAAGAGGTCTCTTCGATGAGTCGCGCCAATGCCGAAAATGTCATTGAAGCCAGCAACAAGGCCGCTGAGGCGAAAGGCTCGGCGGAATCAGCGCAAATCAGCATGACCAAAATGAAAGCCGCCATCGGCAGCATCAAAGAGTCCTCTGACCAGACCGCCTCGATCATGAAAACAATTGACGAGATAGCCTTTCAAACTAACCTTCTGGCTTTAAACGCCGCCGTTGAAGCAGCTCGTGCCGGTGAAGCCGGGGCAGGCTTTGCGGTGGTTGCCGAAGAAGTTCGCTCGCTGGCACTTCGTAGTGCAGAGGCTGCCAAGTCGACAGCTACACTAATTGAAGGTTCACAGGAAAATGCCAACAATGGTGTTTTTGCAGCAGAAGAGGTTGCTGGAATTCTTGATCAGATTCTTGACAATGTCAAAAAGGTCAGCGCTCTAGCCAATGACATTACTGTTGCCAGCAAGGAACAGGCTATCGGTGTAACGCAAATAAATGAGGCCATCAGTGAAGTTGATAAAGTCACCCAATCGAATGCCGCTGTTTCGGAGGCTGCGGCCGCGGCCTCTGAAGAGTTGAGTGGCCAGGCTCAAGCCCTTAACTCGATGGTTAGTGACCTGGCCAGAATAGTTGGCGTCAAATCGTAGGTTTGAGGTTAGGGGTTAAAGGATGACCAGCGGTGTCATTGCGAGGAGTGACAACGACAAAGCAATCCAGGCTTTTCGAAACTACTCTGGATTGCCGCGCTGCGCTCGCAATGACGGAGATTGATCCGCCCTACTTTATTTCTGTATATGTACCATGGGCGAATTCCTGTTCTCTGTAGGAGCCTGCTAAGTATCAGGCTTTTCATCCAACACCTTCCGGATCAACTTGGCAATTACCCCTTTCGTGAGTGGTTTTAAGGCAAACTCTTTTATGCCAAGGGCTTTTGCAGAGTCTTCGTCAATAAGATTGCTATAGCCGGTGCAGAGGATAATCGGCATGCCGGGCCGAATCTGTAGAATTCGTCTGGCAAGGTCAGAACCTGTCATGCCGGGCATGGTTTGATCGGTTATAATGACATCAAAGGCCTCAGGATCATTTTGGAATATCGCTAGTGCCTCAAGACTACTCTGCCGGACAGTGACACGATAGCCGAGCCGCTCCAGCATCCCCTTTCCCATCGTAGCCAAAATATCCTCGTCGTCAACAAAGAGGATATGCTCGCTCCCCAACTGAATTTGCTCCTTATGGCCGGCTAAGGGGAGTTCTTGCTCTGCAACAACCGGGAAGTAGACATGAAACGTCGTGCCTTCACCAAGTTTACTCTCGACAGTAATGCCGCCACCATAACTGACAATAATTCCGTGACTGATAG from Desulfobulbaceae bacterium includes the following:
- a CDS encoding P-loop NTPase; amino-acid sequence: MIQIEKLNAQESQKVQTACALLFSAKTTHEPSFYQDLTLEKIKLSYRSKTKLYHPDKNLGEPEAVARVRIERFIKIQEAYQYLTSFAKPVTTKQVFERRDPFQERRPPGSERRNRAPYSEASSSEKISRPAKIVAIGGAKGGIGKSIFAANLAVYLSSQKKKTVAIDLDLGGANLHLYLGETFLKHNLNDYFDRSIPNLEDIMMQTKFGPGLIGGDSGRLGAANLHFAKKLKLMSSLRKLNTDYIIVDLGGDTTHNIMDFFLMADYQFVMTSSEPASYLDAYTFLKIAIFRKLSRIFGAESPFHSKKNPELEELIKMTLNPSGEIKSFHSLIELVKDTQPHNLDILQQTISSFAPYLIVNRVSYEPDVNDFVARIQSVLWKTTATRINFIGTLPRADDVESSARLLVPIMSQKASSPFSKALKQIASKVFL
- a CDS encoding DUF2892 domain-containing protein, with protein sequence MVVNDWIHTTAGTFILVSLALGTWVHPYWLFMTAFVGANLFQYGLTKFCPLGIILKKLGVPDSKKSCC
- a CDS encoding bifunctional sulfate adenylyltransferase/adenylylsulfate kinase — protein: MKDYSESLLVHFRRTEELKKEAISYPYIDLNRRQLCDLELLLSRAFYPLKGYLNQEDYNAVLDTMHLADGSVWSIPICLDVPETKAQALKPGQKIAINDEEGFMLAVLTVGDIWKPDKKYEALKVYGTDDPQKHPGVRHLYDHDGEWYIGGSLEGLHLPLHYDFKEIRLTPAETTRRFSQSGWRRVLGFHTDDYLHCAHHEMVLRAAREAGANIFLQPVVGLDHPGNIDHYTHVRCYEEIVKQFPRNMSALSLIPLANRWAGPREALWHAIIKKNFGCSHFLVADNHGDPFAQSQNAALFYPLHSAQETVRQFESETGIIMVPMETMVYVEDKAQYIPKSQATAEMKIKDISSVELKRRLQEDLEIPEWFSFPSVVAELKRAFPPRSKQGFTVFISGLSGSGKSTLAKALMVKFMEMRDRPVTLLDGDIVRKNLSSELNFSKEHRNLNIIRIGFVASEITKNGGIALCAPIAPYEESRQANRELISRYGGFIEVYVSTPLETCEQRDRKGLYAKARAGKVKGVTGVSDPYIPPSNPEITIDTSEITPAEGAQEILLYLEEQGYIY
- a CDS encoding DUF3365 domain-containing protein, producing MDMQQWSLRGKLVLLGVLLPAILLIVLFKMYIAESHNKTVTAFVDKARAICLTAESTREEMENKWALGIFSFEQIKEYANAGKKDAVLGVIPVVSAWNSAMRKANEGGYTFRVPKFEPRRPENTPDPIEAEALNQMKDNNLSEYYVIDESLNAVRYFRPVRLSATCLYCHGAPSLSKEYWGNSDGIDPTGGPMEDWKVGEIHGAFEVIQSLDEADQQLSAAIRKGASVVALGLAIMAIMFGTLVLRLISNSVIKPISKIIIELKANAANLLDASNHVASSSSQLSEGAQTQASSIEETSSALEEVSSMSRANAENVIEASNKAAEAKGSAESAQISMTKMKAAIGSIKESSDQTASIMKTIDEIAFQTNLLALNAAVEAARAGEAGAGFAVVAEEVRSLALRSAEAAKSTATLIEGSQENANNGVFAAEEVAGILDQILDNVKKVSALANDITVASKEQAIGVTQINEAISEVDKVTQSNAAVSEAAAAASEELSGQAQALNSMVSDLARIVGVKS